GACTCGGCGTCATGGTGGTGGTATGCATGACCTCGTTGTGCGATCCGCACACCGGGCAACGTTGGCTGCCGCTGATACTCGCCGGATTCACTTCGGGCTTCCTGCTGTTGCGCGGGCGTTCGTACGTCGACCGCTGGCAGTCGATTACCCTGGCCGGCACCGCGGTGATCATCGTCGCGGCGGTCGTCGTGCGGTACGCGCTGGAATTGTCCTCGCCGTTGTCCGTGTCCGTGGTTGCCGCGATCCTGGTGTTGCTGCCGGCCGCGGGCCTGGCGGCTGCCGCACATGTGCCCAACACCATTTACAGTCCGCTGTTCCGCAAGTTTGTGGAATGGATTGAATACCTCTGCCTGATGCCGATCTTCCCGCTGGCATTGTGGTTGATGAACGTCTATGCAGCGATTCGGTACCGGTAACAGCGGTTTGTGGTGTGGTCGCGCGGGTATCGCGACTGTTGCCGCAATCCTGCTCTCCTCCGGTGCGTTAGCCGGCCTTCCGCCAGCGTATGCAATTTCGCCTCCAACGATCGATCCGGGCGCGCTGCCACCTGACAGTCCGCCCGGACCGCTAGCGCCAATGAAGCAGAACGCCTACTGCACCGAGGTAGGGGTGTTACCCGGCACCGACTTTCAGCTACAGCCGAAGTACATGGAGATGCTGAACCTGAACGAGGCTTGGCAATTCGGCCGCGGCGAAGGCGTCAAGGTCGCTGTCATCGACACGGGTGTGACCCCACATCCCAGGTTGCCGCGACTGATCCCTGGCGGCGACTATGTGATGGCCGGTGGTGACGGGTTGTCGGATTGCGACGCACACGGCACCATCGTGGCGTCGATGATCGCGGCCGCTCCGGCGAACGGAGCGGTGCCGTTGCCTTCGGTACCGCGCCGGCCGGTCACCATTCCCACGACTGAAAAGCCGCCGCCGCCGCAGACGGTGACCCTTTCACCAGTACCGCCGCAGACCGTGACTATGGTTCCGGCTCCGCCTCCCGAGGAAGCTCCGCCGGGCGGACCGGTGCCAGGTCCGGTGCCGCCGCCGGCGCCGGGTCCGGGACCGCAACAGGCTCCGTCCGCCAACCGCGGTGGCGGCACGGTGACGATTCCCGGCTACTCCGGTGGCCGGCAGGTAATCGCGATCGACAACCCGCGCGACCCGCATCCGGACGCGCCGACGCCGTCACAGCCGCCACCGCCGGCGCCGGCACCGCCGCCCGACGCGTTCAGCGGGATCGCCCCGGGGGTCGAGGTGATCTCCATCCGCCAGTCAAGCCAGGCCTTTGGCCTCAAGGACCCCTACACCGGGGACGAAGACCCGCAGACGGCACAAAAGATCGACAACGTCGAGACGATGGCCCGTGCGATCGTGCATGCTGCCAACATGGGAGCTTCGGTGATCAACATCTCCGACGTGTCGTGCATGAGTTCCCGCAATGTCATCGACCAGCGTGCACTGGGTGCCGCGGTCCACTACGCTGCGGTCGACAAGAACGCGGTCATCGTGGCGGCGGCAGGGGACAGCAGCAAGAAGGACTGCAAGCAAAACCCGATCTTTGATCCCTTGCAGCCCGACGATCCCCGCGATTGGAACGCCGTCACCACGGTGGTGACGCCCTCGTGGTTCCACGAATACGTCTTGACGGTCGGTGCGGTGGACTCCAACGGTCAACCACTAAGCAAAATGAGCATCGCGGGACCCTGGGTATCGATCTCGGCGCCGGGAACCGACGTCGTCGGACTCTCGCCCCGCGACGACGGTCTGATCAACGCGATCGACGGTCCGGACAATTCGTTGCTGGTTCCGGCTGGCACCAGCTTTTCGGCTGCGATCGTGTCCGGGGTGGCTGCACTGGTCCGCGCTAAGTTCCCCGAGTTGTCGGCGTACCAAGTCATCAATCGGCTGATTCATACCGCCCGGCCACCTGCTCGCGGTGTCGACAACCAGGTCGGCTACGGTGTGGTCGACCCCGTGGCGGCATTGACCTGGGATGTGCCCGAAGGCCCAGCCAAACCGCCCAAGCAACTGTCAACGCCGTTGGCGGTGCCGGAGCCGCCCGCCCCCCGCAATATGGTGCCGATTTGGGTGGCCGCCGGGGGATTGGCCGGGGCACTATTGATAGGCGGCGCGGTGTTCGGTACCGCGACGTTGATGCGGCGAACACGGAAGCAGCAATGAAGGCTCAGCGTAGGTTCGGGTTGGCGTTGTCGTGGCCGCGGGTGACCGCGGTGTTTTTGGTTGATGTATTGATCCTGGTGGTGGCCAGTCATTGCCCGGATTCGTGGCAGGGGAATCATCATGTGGCGTGGTGGGTCGGGGTCGGCCTCGCGGTGGTGGTGACGCTGTTGTCGGTGGTCAGCTATCACGGCATCACCGTGATCTCGGGTTTGGCGGCGTGGGTGTGGGATTGGTCTGCGGATCCGGGCACGGCCCTGGGCGCGGGATGCACGCCAGCGATCGATTATCAGCGCCGTTTTGGGCGTGACACGGTAGGGGTGCGCGAGTATGGCGGCCGGCTGATCTCTGTGATCACGGTCGACTGCGGTGAGGACGGCCCATCGGGTCGGCATTGGCATCGGAAATCACCGGTACCCATGTTGCCGGTGGCCGCGGTCGCTGACGGGTTGCGGCAGTTCGATATTCACCTCGATGGCATCGACATCGTGTCGGTGCTGGTGCGGGGCGGGGTTGCAGCCGCCAAAGCGTCGGCCTCACTGCAGGAGTGGGGGCCTGAGGGGTGGCGGGCCGAAGAGGGAGCGGGTGATCGGATCGCCGCCGATCGGCGGCTCACCTGGTTGGTGTTACGAATGAATCCGCAGCGCAATGTAGCTGCGGTGGTGTGTCGTGATTCGTTGGCCTCGACGCTGGTGGCGGCCACGGAGCGGTTGGTCCAGGATCTGGACGGGCAAAGTTGTGCGGCGCGGCCATTGACGGCCGATGAGCTGGCCGAGGTCGACAGCGCCGTGCTGGCCGATTTGGAGCCGACGTGGAGTCGCCCCGGTTGGCGACACCTCAAGCATTTCAATGGCTATGCGACCAGTTTTTGGGTGACACCGTCGGATATCAGCTCGGAGACGCTGGATCAGTTGTGGCTGCAGGATGCCCCCGAAGTCGGCACGACCGTGATCACGGTGCGGCTGATCACTCGGGTCGGGCGGCCCATGGTGTCGGCGTGGGTGCGCTATCACAGCGACGCCCGCCTGCCCAAGGAGGTAACGGCCGGGCTCAATCGACTCACCGGTCGCCAGTTGGCCGCGGTGCGCGCCAGCCTGCCGGCCCCCGCGCCTCGTCCCCTCCTGACCATCCCGAGCAGGGATCTGCGTGACGACGACGAGCTGGTGCTGCCAGTGGGTCAGGAACTGGAGCACGCGACAAGCTCGTCCGCAGGGCAATGACACGCCCGCAGACCGCCGCTGAAGATGCCCGAAACGCCATGGTCGCCGGTCTTCTGGCGTCGGGGATCTCGGTCAATGGATTGCAGCCCAGCCACAACCCGCAGGTCGCAGCCCAAATGTTCACCACCGCAACCACACGGGATCCGGGGATGTGTGATGCCTGGCTGGCGCGGCTGCTGGCCGGTGACCAGAGTATTGAGGTACTCGCTGGCGCATGGGCGGCGGTAAGGACGTTCGGATGGGAAACCCGCCGCCTGGGCGTCACCGATCTGCAGTTCCGCCCCGAGGTCTCCGATGGGCTGTTTCTGCGCCTAGCGATTACCACCGTGGATTCGCTGGCCTGCGCCTACGCGGCTGTCCTCGCCGAGGCCAAGCGCTACCAGGAGGCGGCGGAACTGCTCGACACCACGGATCCGCGCCATCCTTTCGATGCCGAGCTGGTGAGCTACGTGCGCGGTGTGCTGTACTTCCGCACCAAACGGTGGCCCGACGTTCTTGCGCAGTTCCCCGAGGCAACGCCGTGGCGTCATCCCGAGCTGAAGGCCGCGGGGGCGGCGATGGCCACTACGGCACTGGCGTCGCTAGGCGTCTTCGAGGAGGCTTTCCGGCGCGCTCAGGAAGCAATCGAAGGCGACCGGGTGCCGGGTGCGGCCAACATCGCCTTGTACACCCAAGGCATGTGTCTGCGGCACGTCGGCCGCGAGGAGGAAGCCGTCGAGTTGCTGCGTCGCGTGTACTCGCGCGATGCGAAGTTCACGCCGGCCCGCGAAGCCCTGGACAACCCCAACTTTCGGCTGGTCCTTACCGACCCGGAAACGATTGAGGCACGCACCGATCCGTGGGATCCGGACAG
The nucleotide sequence above comes from Mycobacterium decipiens. Encoded proteins:
- the mycP gene encoding type VII secretion-associated serine protease mycosin, which gives rise to MQRFGTGNSGLWCGRAGIATVAAILLSSGALAGLPPAYAISPPTIDPGALPPDSPPGPLAPMKQNAYCTEVGVLPGTDFQLQPKYMEMLNLNEAWQFGRGEGVKVAVIDTGVTPHPRLPRLIPGGDYVMAGGDGLSDCDAHGTIVASMIAAAPANGAVPLPSVPRRPVTIPTTEKPPPPQTVTLSPVPPQTVTMVPAPPPEEAPPGGPVPGPVPPPAPGPGPQQAPSANRGGGTVTIPGYSGGRQVIAIDNPRDPHPDAPTPSQPPPPAPAPPPDAFSGIAPGVEVISIRQSSQAFGLKDPYTGDEDPQTAQKIDNVETMARAIVHAANMGASVINISDVSCMSSRNVIDQRALGAAVHYAAVDKNAVIVAAAGDSSKKDCKQNPIFDPLQPDDPRDWNAVTTVVTPSWFHEYVLTVGAVDSNGQPLSKMSIAGPWVSISAPGTDVVGLSPRDDGLINAIDGPDNSLLVPAGTSFSAAIVSGVAALVRAKFPELSAYQVINRLIHTARPPARGVDNQVGYGVVDPVAALTWDVPEGPAKPPKQLSTPLAVPEPPAPRNMVPIWVAAGGLAGALLIGGAVFGTATLMRRTRKQQ
- the eccE gene encoding type VII secretion protein EccE, whose protein sequence is MKAQRRFGLALSWPRVTAVFLVDVLILVVASHCPDSWQGNHHVAWWVGVGLAVVVTLLSVVSYHGITVISGLAAWVWDWSADPGTALGAGCTPAIDYQRRFGRDTVGVREYGGRLISVITVDCGEDGPSGRHWHRKSPVPMLPVAAVADGLRQFDIHLDGIDIVSVLVRGGVAAAKASASLQEWGPEGWRAEEGAGDRIAADRRLTWLVLRMNPQRNVAAVVCRDSLASTLVAATERLVQDLDGQSCAARPLTADELAEVDSAVLADLEPTWSRPGWRHLKHFNGYATSFWVTPSDISSETLDQLWLQDAPEVGTTVITVRLITRVGRPMVSAWVRYHSDARLPKEVTAGLNRLTGRQLAAVRASLPAPAPRPLLTIPSRDLRDDDELVLPVGQELEHATSSSAGQ